A genomic window from Tolypothrix sp. PCC 7910 includes:
- a CDS encoding transposase translates to MRKLTDSDKQEILKLYRETAETTSTLAERYDVSNSTISRLLKSTLPEDEYEYLVSLKRAARTPEGRAQVNYEQLPLLSKPQPEIDIPHEESRPVELPKVEPEPVIAKSEDRDSRDIAPPIRRVRRRSSAEGTQEPPAAEQLEILPTKKLPEIVSIPSPKPPEMPILPTPKRQEPASISSPLLEDERPEANVLAQMLGEDLLDESEDLDDLDDDLEDDDFEDDDEEYDFEESRPLVTRRRPGEAPVQVLPLSSAHLPKTCYLVIDRSSELITRPLKDFGDLGQIPSLETQQRTLPIFDNHRVAKRFSTKRDRVIKVPDSKMLQKARTHLQAKGITRLLIDGQVYSLSPV, encoded by the coding sequence GTGAGAAAATTAACAGATTCTGACAAACAAGAAATTCTTAAGTTATATCGAGAGACTGCCGAAACCACCTCAACTTTGGCAGAGCGCTATGACGTTAGTAACTCGACAATTAGCCGCCTGCTCAAAAGTACGTTACCAGAAGACGAGTATGAATACCTCGTTTCTTTAAAACGTGCGGCGAGAACTCCCGAGGGTAGGGCGCAGGTAAACTATGAACAGTTACCACTGTTGAGTAAACCACAGCCAGAAATAGACATTCCTCACGAAGAAAGTCGCCCTGTAGAGTTGCCGAAAGTTGAGCCAGAACCAGTAATAGCGAAGTCTGAGGACAGGGATAGTCGGGATATTGCTCCTCCTATCAGGCGGGTACGGCGACGCTCTTCTGCAGAAGGAACACAAGAGCCTCCAGCAGCAGAGCAGTTAGAGATTTTACCCACCAAGAAATTACCTGAAATCGTCAGCATTCCCAGCCCTAAACCGCCGGAAATGCCCATTCTTCCCACTCCCAAGCGGCAAGAACCTGCGAGTATTTCTAGCCCATTGTTAGAGGATGAACGTCCAGAAGCCAACGTTTTAGCTCAAATGCTAGGCGAAGACTTGCTAGATGAGTCTGAAGATTTGGACGATTTAGACGACGATTTAGAAGATGATGACTTCGAGGATGACGATGAGGAATATGATTTTGAGGAATCAAGACCTCTAGTCACAAGGCGCAGGCCAGGTGAAGCACCAGTCCAAGTTTTACCATTGTCGTCAGCGCACTTGCCCAAAACTTGCTATTTGGTCATCGACAGGTCATCAGAATTAATTACCCGCCCGCTGAAAGACTTTGGCGATTTGGGACAAATTCCCAGCTTAGAAACCCAGCAAAGAACACTACCAATATTCGATAATCATCGCGTAGCCAAGCGCTTTTCCACCAAGCGCGATCGCGTGATTAAAGTACCTGATAGTAAAATGCTGCAAAAGGCTCGGACTCATCTTCAAGCTAAAGGTATTACGCGGCTGTTAATTGATGGTCAGGTGTATTCTTTATCTCCTGTTTAG
- a CDS encoding DUF427 domain-containing protein, translating to MAYPQRIEPLPGQESVWDYPRPPRLEDTSKHIQIIFNGVTIVDTHSAKRVLETSHPPVYYIPPADIKMEYLLLTPQSSFCEWKGSAGYYTLRVGDKEVQNAGWFYSNPTPAFASIKDYVAFYAHIMDACYVDGEKVEPQPGNFYGGWITSDIVGPFKGIPGSWGW from the coding sequence ATGGCTTATCCCCAACGCATAGAACCCTTACCTGGACAAGAATCGGTGTGGGATTATCCCCGTCCGCCACGCCTTGAAGATACAAGCAAACATATTCAAATTATTTTTAATGGCGTAACAATTGTAGACACCCACTCTGCCAAGCGTGTGTTAGAAACTAGCCATCCCCCGGTTTACTATATACCGCCTGCGGATATCAAAATGGAATACCTGTTGCTAACACCACAATCTAGCTTTTGTGAATGGAAAGGAAGTGCAGGTTATTACACTTTGCGTGTTGGGGATAAAGAAGTTCAAAATGCTGGTTGGTTCTACTCTAATCCCACACCAGCTTTTGCATCTATCAAAGATTATGTAGCTTTTTATGCTCATATCATGGATGCTTGCTATGTCGATGGCGAAAAGGTAGAACCACAACCTGGCAATTTTTATGGTGGTTGGATTACTAGTGATATTGTTGGGCCTTTTAAAGGTATTCCTGGTAGTTGGGGATGGTAA
- a CDS encoding M14 family zinc carboxypeptidase codes for MRQSFYPLPITSQWYCNIHATELAPSIVYLYLLQTLVTAYGTQPDITRCLDSRTFYICPRVNPDGAE; via the coding sequence TTGCGACAAAGTTTTTACCCATTACCCATTACCAGTCAATGGTATTGTAATATCCACGCTACGGAATTAGCGCCCTCAATTGTTTACCTGTATCTGCTGCAAACATTAGTTACAGCTTATGGTACTCAGCCAGATATTACTCGTTGTTTGGACAGCCGCACCTTTTATATTTGCCCCCGTGTTAACCCTGATGGTGCGGAGTAG
- a CDS encoding ADP-ribosylglycohydrolase family protein — protein sequence MLTAAKTLSGLMGLCVGDALGVPVEFTSRAERVQSPVTKMLGYGTWNQPPGTWSDDSSLTFCLAETLCRGYSLDAIANSFWRWYKQAYWTPRGELFDIGHTTHAAIMRLKQGILPREAGGKIENTNGNGSLMRILPMAYCHKILTFSELIARVHDVSAITHAHARSLMACGIYITIAVALLEGADPQTAYLQSLHKLEPIYSQREYLLEKHHFARIYSGTIAQLPVAEINSGGYVIDTLEASLWCFLNSSSYSQAVLTAVNLGGDTDTTAAVTGGLAGIYYGVENIPQAWINQIARKQDIINLATRFAAAVYS from the coding sequence ATGCTAACCGCTGCAAAAACATTGTCTGGTTTGATGGGTTTATGTGTCGGTGATGCGTTGGGTGTGCCGGTGGAGTTTACCAGCCGCGCGGAACGGGTGCAATCTCCAGTTACCAAGATGCTGGGTTATGGCACATGGAACCAACCGCCAGGAACTTGGTCAGATGACAGTTCTTTAACGTTTTGTTTGGCAGAAACTCTTTGTCGAGGGTATTCTTTAGATGCTATAGCCAATTCCTTCTGGCGCTGGTATAAGCAAGCTTACTGGACTCCCCGTGGTGAACTCTTTGATATTGGACATACCACCCATGCCGCAATTATGCGCTTAAAGCAGGGTATTTTGCCCCGGGAAGCAGGGGGAAAAATCGAAAATACCAATGGCAATGGTTCGTTGATGAGAATCCTGCCAATGGCTTATTGTCACAAGATACTCACCTTCAGCGAATTAATCGCGCGGGTACATGATGTTTCTGCAATTACCCATGCCCATGCGCGATCGCTGATGGCTTGTGGTATTTATATCACTATTGCCGTAGCCTTACTCGAAGGTGCTGACCCGCAAACGGCTTATTTGCAAAGCTTACACAAGCTGGAGCCAATTTACTCACAGCGCGAATATTTATTAGAAAAACACCATTTTGCCAGAATCTACAGTGGTACAATTGCTCAGCTACCAGTAGCAGAGATTAATTCTGGTGGCTATGTGATTGATACCCTAGAAGCTTCGCTATGGTGTTTCTTAAATAGTTCTTCCTACTCACAAGCGGTATTAACAGCAGTTAACTTAGGCGGAGATACAGACACCACCGCCGCCGTTACTGGTGGGTTAGCAGGAATTTACTACGGGGTAGAAAATATCCCCCAAGCATGGATTAACCAAATCGCCCGCAAACAGGACATTATTAACTTGGCTACCCGCTTTGCGGCTGCTGTTTATAGTTAG
- a CDS encoding tetratricopeptide repeat protein: MIEQVATAFERKDYSTAAKLLQQLLKESPENPWVQFYLGRLHEVSKKYENAEKIYRQLLRSTTNSKILMQARQGLQRIQEIEQEARQRAIIQATTERSETELGVLVLEPLSNELKAEAAPKFAQILQIDTYTARLTLPSRGWKLYRTGQIGELKFYGTQLQNAGIPCFWVTIAEIKQIQVFQVNYFSESATNATVVCRNQTSQLGSLTFNWSEVKARVSGMLPIFEQVVDVNAQRQLERKTQTQDYAEFCDLHLPSRRCILRLSDQSYQFQQGLEIAAHPSQNTIKINWNLLQEWLGQQIPQVKVWSDFTHFAETILDQTEMLSNIQSYVLLFRRDKTNWDSAFHLYSGLVFSHFREF, encoded by the coding sequence ATGATTGAACAAGTTGCCACGGCCTTTGAACGTAAAGACTATAGCACCGCAGCTAAATTACTCCAACAGCTGTTAAAAGAATCACCAGAAAATCCTTGGGTGCAATTTTATTTAGGACGGCTGCATGAAGTCTCGAAAAAGTACGAGAATGCGGAAAAAATTTATCGGCAACTACTACGAAGTACAACCAATAGTAAAATCTTGATGCAAGCGCGTCAGGGTTTGCAGCGAATACAAGAAATTGAGCAAGAAGCTAGACAAAGAGCTATTATTCAGGCGACAACAGAACGTAGTGAGACTGAACTGGGCGTACTCGTCTTAGAACCTCTCAGTAACGAATTAAAAGCCGAAGCAGCCCCGAAATTTGCCCAAATATTGCAAATTGACACCTACACTGCCAGGTTAACTTTACCTAGTCGCGGTTGGAAGTTATATCGCACTGGACAAATCGGAGAACTTAAATTCTACGGTACACAATTACAAAATGCAGGTATTCCCTGCTTTTGGGTAACGATTGCAGAAATTAAGCAGATTCAAGTATTCCAAGTCAATTATTTTTCTGAATCCGCAACAAATGCTACTGTTGTTTGCCGTAACCAAACAAGTCAACTTGGTTCTTTAACTTTTAACTGGTCAGAAGTCAAAGCTAGAGTTTCGGGAATGTTGCCGATTTTTGAACAGGTTGTAGATGTTAACGCCCAACGTCAACTAGAACGCAAAACTCAAACCCAAGATTATGCCGAATTTTGTGATTTACACCTACCAAGTAGGCGTTGCATTTTGCGGCTTTCCGATCAAAGCTATCAATTCCAACAAGGGCTAGAAATCGCTGCTCACCCTAGCCAAAATACTATCAAAATTAATTGGAATCTTTTACAAGAATGGCTGGGACAGCAAATTCCCCAAGTCAAAGTTTGGTCAGATTTTACACACTTTGCTGAGACAATATTAGATCAAACAGAAATGCTGAGTAACATTCAGTCTTATGTTCTCCTGTTTCGCAGGGATAAGACTAATTGGGACTCAGCATTTCATTTATATAGTGGGTTGGTTTTTTCACATTTTAGGGAATTTTAG
- a CDS encoding metal ABC transporter solute-binding protein, Zn/Mn family codes for MSKLVLKDNYIRAALIALTIGFVGCGNQATSTSLTQTTTRVNTNLPRVVATTSIICDFARQIAKTTINLTCLIPPGTDPHIYQPKPEDREALQQANLILYNGYNLEPRLIRQIKTIKSAAPKIAVAPLALPKPQKFRENGNIFTDPHIWHNAKYAIRMVEVISNNLGKLEPSNAKTYNTNQRKITRELSQLDRWIKARIASIPNNKRTVVTSHNALGYYTQAYGLSLIGTLEGISTNDRPTNTQVKNLAKNIERAKVPTIFAEADINSNVIESVSKAATVKLSERLLYADGLGSPGTEGETYQSMMVANTRTLVEGLGGTYLIFEPKASK; via the coding sequence ATGTCAAAATTAGTACTAAAAGATAATTATATCCGTGCCGCACTCATCGCTTTGACAATAGGATTTGTTGGCTGTGGCAACCAAGCCACAAGTACTTCCTTGACTCAAACCACCACACGAGTAAATACTAATCTGCCGCGAGTAGTTGCCACCACAAGTATAATATGTGATTTTGCTAGGCAAATTGCCAAAACTACTATTAACCTTACCTGCTTAATCCCCCCAGGTACAGACCCGCATATTTACCAGCCAAAACCAGAAGACCGAGAAGCTTTACAACAAGCTAATTTGATTCTCTATAACGGCTATAATTTGGAACCAAGGCTGATCAGACAAATTAAAACAATTAAGAGTGCTGCGCCTAAAATTGCTGTTGCCCCACTAGCGCTTCCCAAGCCACAAAAATTTAGGGAAAATGGCAATATATTTACCGATCCTCATATTTGGCACAATGCTAAGTATGCCATCAGAATGGTTGAGGTAATTAGCAATAACTTAGGCAAATTAGAACCGAGCAATGCTAAAACCTATAATACTAATCAAAGAAAAATTACTAGAGAACTCTCTCAATTAGACCGCTGGATTAAAGCGAGAATTGCCAGTATTCCTAATAATAAACGCACAGTAGTTACAAGCCATAATGCACTTGGTTATTACACCCAAGCTTACGGTCTTTCATTAATAGGCACTTTAGAAGGTATTAGCACCAATGACAGGCCAACAAACACACAAGTGAAAAATTTGGCTAAAAATATTGAACGGGCGAAAGTGCCAACAATTTTTGCAGAGGCAGATATTAATTCTAATGTGATTGAGTCTGTATCTAAAGCAGCTACAGTCAAACTTTCCGAAAGACTACTTTACGCTGATGGGTTGGGAAGCCCGGGAACTGAGGGAGAAACTTATCAAAGTATGATGGTTGCTAATACCCGTACACTGGTAGAAGGGTTAGGAGGCACATACTTAATATTTGAACCAAAAGCTTCAAAGTAG
- a CDS encoding 16S rRNA (uracil(1498)-N(3))-methyltransferase: MSQLQRIAIAPSQLQAGEISLTKEQQHYLARVLRLREGDRFIAMDGKGKWWLTQLVGEQGQVLEDLVVETELPVSITLIVALPKGSGFDEVVRCCTELGVTTIAPILSDRTLLQPSPQKLERWRRIAAEAAEQSERAFIPTILEPVAFSSSLLFANSHKYICEARGNLPHLKNCLQHQGQMTNDQELLIATGPEGGWTQAEIDSAIAAGFQPVSLGRRILRAVTAPVVALSLVSAAFEV, from the coding sequence ATGTCTCAACTACAAAGAATTGCGATCGCACCCTCTCAACTCCAAGCAGGGGAAATTTCACTCACCAAAGAACAACAACACTATTTAGCAAGGGTGTTGCGTTTGCGTGAGGGCGATCGCTTTATTGCGATGGATGGTAAGGGTAAATGGTGGTTAACGCAGCTAGTAGGGGAACAAGGGCAGGTTTTAGAAGATTTGGTGGTGGAAACTGAGTTACCTGTATCAATCACCTTGATAGTGGCTTTGCCCAAAGGTAGCGGCTTTGATGAAGTTGTCAGGTGTTGCACAGAGTTGGGAGTCACAACTATTGCCCCAATATTAAGCGATCGCACTTTACTGCAACCCAGCCCGCAAAAATTGGAACGCTGGCGGCGGATTGCGGCAGAAGCTGCGGAACAATCAGAGCGCGCTTTTATACCGACAATTTTAGAACCTGTGGCTTTTAGCAGTAGTTTGTTGTTTGCAAACAGCCACAAATATATCTGTGAAGCGCGAGGAAATTTACCTCACCTCAAAAATTGCTTGCAACACCAAGGACAAATGACAAATGACCAAGAACTACTTATAGCTACAGGCCCAGAGGGTGGATGGACGCAAGCAGAAATTGATAGTGCGATCGCAGCAGGATTTCAACCAGTTTCCCTTGGTCGAAGAATTTTACGAGCAGTTACAGCGCCAGTAGTGGCTTTATCACTAGTTTCCGCAGCGTTTGAAGTATAA
- a CDS encoding GrpB family protein — MKVEVVPHDPTWSVKFEEEAKLVALALGENVVEIHHIGSTSIPNIYAKPIIDLLVQVKDLAKLDQQCSAMIALGYQAMGEFGLPGRRFFRKDNEAGTRTHHVHIFEFDVCEVQRHLAFRDYMIAHPDDALKYSDLKRQLAKQFPQDIQGYVDGKDGFVKEMERKALEWKRSQQI; from the coding sequence ATGAAAGTAGAAGTGGTACCGCATGACCCAACATGGAGTGTCAAATTTGAGGAGGAAGCCAAGCTAGTAGCGCTAGCACTTGGTGAAAATGTAGTAGAAATTCACCATATTGGTAGCACCTCAATTCCTAATATCTATGCCAAACCGATTATTGACCTGTTGGTTCAGGTTAAAGACCTTGCTAAGTTAGATCAGCAATGTTCAGCGATGATTGCATTAGGTTATCAAGCTATGGGTGAGTTTGGCTTACCAGGTCGTCGCTTCTTTCGCAAGGATAATGAAGCTGGTACAAGGACACATCACGTTCATATTTTTGAGTTTGACGTTTGCGAAGTCCAAAGACATTTGGCATTTCGCGATTATATGATTGCACATCCTGATGATGCGCTCAAATACAGTGACTTGAAACGTCAATTAGCCAAGCAATTCCCACAAGATATTCAAGGATATGTAGATGGGAAAGATGGATTCGTGAAGGAGATGGAAAGAAAAGCCCTAGAATGGAAGCGATCTCAACAAATTTAG
- a CDS encoding RNA-binding protein: MSVYVGNLSYEVTEESLNAVFAEYGSVKRVQLPTDRETGRLRGFGFVEMSSEAEEAAAIEALDGAEWMGRDLKVNKAKPKEDRGSFGGGNRGGYGGGSRNRY; the protein is encoded by the coding sequence ATGTCAGTTTATGTAGGCAATCTTTCCTACGAAGTTACAGAAGAAAGCTTGAATGCTGTATTTGCAGAATATGGTTCTGTAAAGCGCGTTCAGCTGCCTACTGATCGTGAAACAGGTCGTTTACGCGGCTTTGGTTTTGTAGAGATGAGTTCCGAAGCTGAAGAAGCAGCTGCCATTGAAGCACTTGATGGTGCTGAGTGGATGGGACGTGACCTAAAAGTCAATAAAGCTAAGCCTAAGGAAGATAGAGGTTCCTTTGGTGGTGGTAATCGTGGTGGCTACGGTGGTGGTTCTCGTAATCGCTACTAA
- a CDS encoding phosphatase PAP2 family protein — MSTSGFWRYLKSFLAFLWHLIVQRRASLLLLLIGVFLPLQIFGELAEEVWEKEGGFAWDVPILLAIHSTAQPQLDIFATTLTKLGVFWGVFPVASAIALVLFIRRRWRKLTYLLTTLLGSIIINRTAKVLLHRVRPHLWESPAPEFDYGFPSGHAMSSMTLVVVLVILTWGTRWSLLVLIAGGIFVLAIGWTRLYLGVHYPSDILAGWTASIAWATGVGLLIRPYRTKRQQ; from the coding sequence ATGTCTACATCTGGTTTTTGGAGATATTTAAAGTCTTTTCTGGCTTTTTTGTGGCATCTGATTGTTCAGAGGCGTGCATCACTTTTACTCTTGTTAATTGGAGTATTTCTACCTCTACAAATTTTTGGGGAATTAGCAGAGGAAGTTTGGGAGAAAGAAGGCGGTTTTGCTTGGGATGTACCTATTCTGTTAGCAATTCACTCAACAGCCCAACCACAACTAGATATTTTTGCTACCACACTGACCAAATTAGGAGTATTCTGGGGTGTGTTTCCAGTTGCTAGTGCGATCGCATTAGTTTTGTTTATCCGTAGACGATGGCGTAAGCTTACTTACCTCCTGACTACCCTACTGGGAAGCATCATCATTAATCGCACAGCGAAAGTACTGTTACATCGAGTACGCCCCCACCTGTGGGAATCACCAGCCCCAGAGTTTGATTACGGATTTCCTAGCGGTCATGCCATGTCTAGCATGACTCTGGTGGTAGTCTTAGTGATTCTCACTTGGGGTACTCGCTGGAGTCTGCTAGTTCTAATTGCTGGAGGTATATTTGTGTTAGCAATTGGCTGGACACGCCTATATTTGGGAGTCCACTATCCCAGTGATATTTTAGCAGGCTGGACAGCTTCAATCGCCTGGGCAACTGGAGTCGGTCTCCTGATCAGGCCATATCGCACCAAGCGACAACAATAG
- the sir gene encoding sulfite reductase, ferredoxin dependent, which translates to MVKSPPSPIASRKPSKVEGIKENSNFLREPVATEVLQDTTHFSEDAVQLLKFHGSYQQDNRDNRVKGQEKDYQFMLRTKNPGGLVPPQLYLALDKLSDEYGNHTLRATTRQGFQLHGILKKNLKTAIATIVKNLGSTLGACGDINRNVMAPPVPWKNRPEYQYAWEYAQNVADLLSPQTGAYYEVWLDGEKAISAEESPEVKAARQHDTNGTLISNTEEPIYGTYYMPRKFKVSVTVPGDNSIDLYSQDLTLVVITNEKGELEGFNVFAGGGLGRTHNKEETFARLADPIGYVDKADVYEIVKAIVATQRDYGDRSDRRHARLKYLLHDWGVEKFRTKVEEYFGKAIAPFKELPEFKYHDFLGWHEQGDGKLFLGLSIDNGRVKDEGSFQLKTALREIVEQFNLPIRLTPHQNLIFCEIAPADKAAIQEILDRRGVISDPSKIARLERLAMACPALPTCGLAITESERAIPGILERIGTVLDKVGLQNEEFVVRMTGCPNGCARPYMAELAFVGSAPESYQVWLGGSPNQTRLAQPYMERLHHNDIETQLEPIFVYFKQAKTAEESFGDFCDRVGFDAIREFAANYTAQAVATSDITDDSDGLVEAIADSRTAESEGQEVAIANTTIATYKTRRRVSLQHEVYDKLKAAAASQGRPMTELVHEALETYFQNLEK; encoded by the coding sequence ATGGTTAAATCTCCTCCTTCCCCGATAGCAAGCCGTAAGCCTTCCAAAGTCGAAGGAATCAAGGAAAATAGTAATTTTTTGCGTGAACCTGTAGCCACCGAAGTACTTCAGGATACAACTCACTTTAGCGAAGACGCAGTGCAGTTGCTGAAGTTTCATGGATCTTATCAACAAGATAACCGTGATAATCGCGTCAAGGGGCAGGAGAAAGATTACCAGTTTATGCTGCGGACAAAAAATCCTGGTGGGTTAGTACCGCCGCAGCTATATCTAGCTTTAGATAAGCTATCTGATGAATATGGTAACCACACATTGCGAGCAACGACCCGTCAAGGGTTTCAGTTACATGGGATTTTAAAGAAGAATCTCAAAACTGCGATCGCTACTATTGTGAAAAATCTTGGTTCCACTTTGGGCGCTTGTGGCGATATTAACCGCAACGTTATGGCACCGCCAGTTCCTTGGAAGAATCGCCCAGAATACCAGTATGCTTGGGAATATGCCCAAAATGTAGCTGACTTATTGTCGCCCCAAACTGGTGCTTATTACGAAGTTTGGCTAGATGGTGAAAAGGCAATTAGTGCGGAAGAAAGCCCAGAAGTCAAAGCCGCAAGACAACACGATACGAATGGGACACTCATCAGCAATACTGAAGAACCCATATATGGCACCTACTATATGCCGCGCAAGTTTAAAGTTAGCGTGACAGTGCCAGGGGATAATTCCATTGATTTATATTCCCAAGACCTCACCTTAGTCGTGATTACCAATGAAAAAGGTGAACTTGAAGGATTTAACGTGTTTGCTGGTGGTGGCTTAGGAAGAACACATAACAAAGAAGAAACCTTCGCGAGGCTGGCAGATCCCATTGGCTACGTAGACAAAGCAGATGTTTACGAAATAGTCAAAGCAATTGTCGCCACTCAACGGGATTATGGCGATCGCTCTGACCGCCGTCACGCCCGATTAAAATATTTACTGCACGATTGGGGGGTAGAAAAGTTCCGCACCAAAGTCGAAGAATATTTTGGCAAAGCGATCGCTCCCTTTAAAGAACTGCCAGAATTTAAATATCATGACTTCCTGGGATGGCATGAACAAGGCGATGGCAAGCTGTTCTTAGGGCTTTCCATCGATAACGGTCGGGTAAAAGACGAAGGTTCATTCCAACTGAAAACCGCCTTAAGGGAAATCGTTGAGCAATTTAACCTGCCCATTCGCCTCACACCCCACCAAAACCTGATATTCTGCGAAATTGCACCAGCCGATAAAGCAGCGATTCAAGAAATTCTTGACCGTCGCGGTGTGATCTCCGACCCCAGCAAAATTGCCCGCCTAGAAAGGCTGGCAATGGCTTGTCCAGCTTTACCAACTTGTGGCTTGGCAATCACCGAATCAGAACGCGCTATCCCTGGGATATTAGAACGGATTGGCACAGTTTTGGATAAAGTCGGTTTACAAAATGAAGAATTTGTGGTAAGGATGACAGGCTGTCCCAATGGTTGCGCTCGTCCTTACATGGCGGAGTTGGCTTTTGTGGGTAGTGCCCCAGAAAGTTACCAAGTATGGTTAGGCGGTTCGCCCAATCAAACGCGGTTAGCGCAGCCTTACATGGAAAGGTTGCACCATAATGACATAGAAACCCAGCTAGAGCCAATTTTCGTTTACTTTAAACAGGCGAAAACTGCAGAAGAAAGCTTTGGCGATTTTTGCGATCGCGTCGGTTTTGATGCCATCCGCGAATTTGCAGCTAATTACACAGCTCAAGCTGTTGCTACATCAGACATTACAGACGATAGCGATGGTTTAGTTGAAGCCATAGCCGACTCCAGAACCGCAGAAAGTGAAGGACAAGAAGTGGCGATCGCAAATACTACCATTGCCACCTATAAGACTCGCCGTCGCGTGAGTTTGCAACATGAGGTGTATGACAAGCTGAAAGCTGCTGCAGCTAGCCAAGGTAGGCCGATGACCGAATTGGTACATGAGGCGTTGGAAACTTATTTCCAGAACCTCGAGAAGTAG
- a CDS encoding Npun_F0813 family protein, which yields MFILKRQDVEISSIPHPKREQPMPVLHYQGQTFRLINVFKASQEEEARALWRELTDGRGKACVLLEEPDRYSIWGKIRLDQLGSDTDVHSKTGVFIQASILLLQAVYLEIEDFLGSKQAALFEKDITEVLRQKQLPQASSPEAVKYLLNEDPLDATSLPSWQENHVITLLQELHKLGKTYFGNANFAHPVVDRLQDLPEGERSLFISWLNQSPMSKLWQ from the coding sequence ATGTTTATTCTCAAACGGCAGGATGTAGAAATATCAAGCATTCCGCACCCTAAGCGAGAGCAGCCAATGCCAGTCCTCCACTATCAGGGGCAAACTTTCCGCTTGATTAATGTTTTTAAAGCTAGTCAAGAGGAAGAAGCCAGAGCCTTGTGGAGGGAATTAACAGATGGGCGAGGTAAAGCCTGTGTCTTGTTGGAAGAACCAGACCGCTATAGCATCTGGGGAAAAATCCGTTTAGACCAACTAGGTTCTGACACGGATGTCCATAGCAAGACAGGAGTGTTTATCCAAGCTAGTATTTTGCTGCTGCAAGCTGTCTATCTAGAAATAGAAGATTTTTTAGGTTCTAAACAAGCAGCTTTATTTGAAAAAGATATTACGGAAGTATTGCGGCAGAAGCAGTTGCCACAAGCATCTTCGCCAGAAGCCGTAAAATATTTGCTCAATGAAGACCCTCTGGATGCAACCAGTCTGCCTTCTTGGCAAGAAAATCATGTAATTACTCTGTTACAAGAACTCCATAAGTTAGGGAAAACCTATTTTGGTAATGCTAACTTCGCTCATCCAGTGGTCGATCGCTTACAAGATCTCCCAGAAGGAGAGCGATCGCTGTTTATCAGTTGGCTAAATCAATCGCCAATGAGTAAACTGTGGCAATAG
- a CDS encoding porin family protein, whose translation MKGIVKSFVTISALSSLVVAPLFLNAGQASAQTQKGTDASYIGAGVAGGVTNGGQVGQDAQFGGNVTGRLKLGPTPFSARTQILFTDQTTAIIPQVSVDAPIAKGTNVFLGAGYSFVEKDGKQTPLGDRDGVALTAGVESEVAKNFLIYSNATVGMKTYQNSPASAVSIQGGLGYRFR comes from the coding sequence ATGAAAGGTATTGTTAAATCTTTTGTAACAATTTCTGCATTGTCTTCTTTAGTAGTTGCTCCGCTTTTTTTAAATGCTGGTCAAGCATCCGCACAAACACAAAAAGGTACTGATGCTAGCTATATTGGTGCGGGTGTTGCAGGTGGTGTAACTAATGGCGGACAAGTTGGTCAAGATGCTCAATTTGGTGGTAACGTTACAGGCCGTTTAAAATTGGGCCCCACTCCATTTTCTGCACGCACTCAAATCCTGTTTACAGATCAGACGACAGCAATCATCCCTCAAGTTTCCGTAGACGCACCAATTGCTAAAGGAACTAACGTCTTTTTAGGTGCTGGTTATTCTTTTGTTGAAAAAGATGGTAAGCAAACTCCCCTGGGTGACAGAGATGGAGTAGCGCTAACTGCTGGTGTAGAGTCGGAAGTTGCTAAAAACTTTTTGATCTACAGTAATGCTACTGTAGGTATGAAGACTTACCAAAATAGCCCTGCTTCTGCTGTTAGTATCCAAGGTGGTCTGGGTTATCGCTTTAGATAA